TTGGTTTACATAAAAAGGAGGTAGCCAATATGCTTTCTTGGCCCTCACAAGAAAAAAATCAACCATGGACACCAAAGCACAAGTGGAAGATTTTACAAACTATGATTATGTGGATAATAGAGTTATTGGGTACTTTTCTCGTCTGGCTACATGAACCACATATCAGATACCCAATATGGTACTCCCAGATATGGCATAGATAACATACCCAaactgttagtcccaaccggtgctgagaggggaggggtgaatcaacacttaatcaaattctctcaatttaacttttatcttaaatcttcattcatcaaagatccaacaatatacttaatcattgaagtaaaatatgcaagcatgaaaagttgacagtgacaccaaggagttatctcgtggaaacccaatagggataaaaccacggtgtgagtaggaactcacaaaatttgcactcttctggagtacgcccagttaagagccatccatgttaggagattacaaagacactgttaggtgccacccggttaagggattttgatcaaggctagTTAGTGCCTTtatcctgttaaaggtagcctagttagaggacttagaacatcagctaagatgttacccgattaagggattttacaatagggacctgttaaagtccacccagttaagggatttatgttctagttgttagaaagcaacagatggatgatctactgaattagctactgatagcttgatcagatctcaatatgcatcccactcaatacacaccggttgtgtcttcttTGCACAACACCTATTTCTTTCTTACACCTTCGGCTATTCACTTAGTCGGTCGCCTATCCCTCGACACTGCACTTTGTCGGTCTTCTGACCTTCGACTCTACACTTTGTCAATCCTCTGTCCTTCGGCTCTGCCCTCAGCCGGTTCTCTGTCCTTCAGCTTTGCACTCAACTGGTTCTTtgtccttcggctctgcactcgaccggtctacctcacacacacactcaactgtgctaacacctcttaacacttcctctcactctactcttcaccttggatcgccttcaaaaagatttccttgtttcaaatttcatgatcaaaactttttgaaaGAGCTCAaaaactctttatacattttctgttgacaccttcaggcatatcctcaatcaaatcaatcaaggatttcggaagatttcaatttcaaaatctcccactctttctctgcgcgCCTTACAGcaattctgccaagtgttcaaccaattttgccaccacatctcccaaagatagaaacttccgagtcatgttcagccaaataaatgcgaactagaaaatctgcatgtaatcatgcttgactgcatgataactgaaagttaaccttaccaacaaatgttttggcatagacacaagcttaccaactcatcctttgccaccgcaactgaataaccgatcactaCTCCGAGATTTATGTTTATCACCTGTCTTCCTTCTATCATTCCGATGTACCGGTATGCAACTGCACTTCTTATATTACTAGTTCATCCTTTGAATGTCGGTTTGTTGTGCTGGCACCAAATCTCTTCCCCTATTTACTAGTGAGTTACTAATTGGTTAGAGAAAACAAgttttcttgcctaagtcaccttttgtgacttcaccatcaccaaagtgaccgatcttcctgagtgatagatcggttgacttaatttatctttccttgagctaaagtaacctttgattattcaataccaatgttgtttccattcactattgcttactgaaaaagcaacaccactctacctataccacttcatcgGTTAGtatcttcaccggtaagtgttggacatcaatgacaaaccttagcacatataccggttttctagattgaccggttttgtcaatgccaacaatccaacaatctccccctttggcattgatggcaaacacttcaaacttTGGCTAATTAGATGCATGCTTCTTCATCTCTATAACAGTCCAGTCATTCTGCCCATATGCCAATGCTCAAACACTCTAACAAACACTctaaacatatctccccctttgacaaaaatgccaaagagtccattctgaacacttacaagattgctccccctaaccggagtagtccacactcatcaatctagttgttttcatttgaaaaacttgaaatcataccagattgatgtagaaccatgtttgcttactttactgaatggaggggcataacccccaacttacctctgagatagtcaaaggtgtccttctgtagtggcttggtgaatatatcagccacctgctcttttgttggcatgtattccaacatcacttccttttcttgaacttgttcccttagatagtgatatttgatggttatatgttgcattttggagtgcatcaccgggttcttagatatgtcaatggcactggtgttgtcacaatgaatcactactggttcaaccactttttcttgaattccttctagtagttgcttgatccaaactatctgtgtgcagtTAATTGCAACATCTACATACTCAGCCTTAGTTGtagattgagatatgcagttttgtttcttacttgtccaagatacaatcctttcttcgagaaagaatgctcctccacttgtgctcttcttgtcatcgatgtttccagcccaatctgaatcagtgaagacacttaaactaaagtctcctttgtgtggataccaaagaccatactcatcagtcccctttaggtatctgaatattcttttgactgtcatcatgtgagtttctttcggatttgcagaaaatctggcaaccaagccaacaacttgtgctatgtccagtctgctatgtatTGCATACTGTAATTTACTGATCATGGaccagtaaagtgtctcattcacttcttcagcctcatcatgtttagatagcttgcaacctgtaaccattgcaGTTCCAACAGGTTTTCAATCTTCCATTCTGAAAGTCTTAAGAATTTCTCTTATGTTCTTAGTCTGACTGATAaagatgccattctttaattgagagacttgtaggccaataaagaacttaatctcaccaatcatggagatctcaaattctttttgcatttgtCCTGCAAATCTTCtcctcatctcatcatctcctccaaagatgatgtcatctataaagatctcaacaattaggtgttttccttcagttccactcttcagatacaggttattgttatcactggttcttttgaacccaatgcttagcagatatgagtgtaacctctcataccaagctcttggtgtttgtttcagcccatacaaagccttctgcaacctgcataccatattcctcccatatttagatgcaaacccttctggttgctctatgtatacttcttcctctaacaccccatttaagaatgttgatttgatatccatttcgtatactttaaaccttttataagcagcataggccaatagaattctgaccccttccagtttggctactggtgcaaaggtttctccgtagtccaaaccttcttcttgagcatagcccttacaaaccaatattgccttgtttcttattaatttactggtttcatccatcttatttctaaACACCTACTTGGTgcctattaaatttttattttccggtttgggtactagagtccatgtatcatttttctctatttgctctagttcttcttccatggctttgacccagtcatcatctttcggagcctcctttgttgttttgggctcagaAATGTTGATCATACactcattctctcttgctcttcttctggttagaactcctaCATCCTTGTCACCGATGATATCTTTTGTAGAGTGATTATTTTTGACATATTTagccaatactggttcactccttggagcttcttctaccgatTGTGCAGGTTCTATTTCACAGGCTTCTTCATTGGCCGCTTCAACAAgatcttcttcagtaggttccaccggtacattgtactcgaaccctttatagtcctccggttcactcttactgtcctgttcatttttctcgGAGTACTcgtctactctgacatttgcactttccacaatcttaccggtccttttgtttagacaccagtatgcctttctctttgttgagtaacctaagaaggttccctcatcactcttgggatcaaattttctagtgtactcatcccttttgatatagtaCCTGCTTCcatatactttgaaataacaaacattaggtgagtaaccactccataattcataaggagttttgtttaTCCCCTTCTTTACCTGTATCCGGTTCAGAGTGTATACAAcaatgcttatttcttctctctagAAGGTATGTGGGATATCCTTCCGTATCATTAGAGTTCTGGCACAATCAatgagagttttgtttcttctttcagcaactccattctgctgaggtgtcttgGGTGTAtacatttgtctcatgattcctTGTTCCTCGcagtagttcatgaactcttgagaggtgaactctcctcctctgtcttaTTTTAGGCACTTCATattcttaccggttcctctttctactcgagccttaaacaccttaaacatttgaaaagcttctgatttttcttttaataatacaacccacatcattcttgagaagtcatccacaaataacataaaatatcagtctccatagaaactcttggttctcatgggaccacacacGTCTATATGAACTAAGTCCAGCACACTTTCAGATGAGAAATTTTTACTGTTGAAATTGGACccgatcaactttcctagttgacactctttgcacatagcattttcaggttttactatgtcaggcatacctttgacagattttgccttactgatttcagctatgctatcaaaattaacatgacacaatcttttgtgccacaaccagttgtcttctaccttagccactagacaattacctatggtggtgtctagatgaaacaaattgcctcttgactgTTTACCAATGGCAATTAGACTtccagatttgtcatttattttacatatcccttcattgaactctaaccggtatcctttattgttaagttgtgcaacacttaacaagctatactttaatccttctacccaaaagacatcatcacaatttgtcttatcattcaaggctatagaccccttacctcttaCTGCACATGGGGTATCATTTCTGAACCTCactgttcctccattgcaatcctccatgctgaggagtTTCCTtatgtcaccggtcatgtgatgagtgcagccactgtcgatcacccattctccacaccggtttgtgctagaaatcaatgtcatatctccttcctctatgttgtcctctttgactaccacaaaagcaatgccatcttcatcagatctctctgattcttcattagtgactccttcttctgcaagataacattccttcttgctcttgtccctgtAACTCCTAAAATTGTCCTTCttgtctctatcattgtcagggcatcttgaagcaatatgacctatcttattacaggagaagcactttaagggtaatttacctttacctcttggcaatcttcttgctaGTAGAGCTTCAATTTCGTCTTGCTTCTGTTCCTTAGAGAGTAgattgtcactctcatgggaatgatcggttctggtagtagagctactaccagtttctttccttctccttgtgggtgcatgcatcatggatgctttgaaagcagcatcaatctttggtatgttgttgtcataattgctcaatttaaaagcggtcaacttaccaatcagtgagtcaagagttacactaactgttcccaaggatctaagttcctggatagcagagacccttatggcatattgtggtagcagagttctcaggattttgctaaccacatcatcctcctcgagttttcctcctgcacttttaatggagtttactacatcctttatcctcttactgtactgctctatgttttcactttcctgcattctcatctcatcatattttccccTCAGActgtctactttggccttttgaacatggggatctcccccatagactgtcttcagcttattccatatctgaaaaactattttcaaatcttgtacttcaacaaattcattatctgaaagagtGCCAACAATCAAATCCATAGCagcagtattatcttgcctttcctttatCTGGTCCAGAGTAAGAGCCCCTGAAGGTTCATTGTATTTTGTGATCACATGGCTCCagtagtgttcacctagggatcttagataaagtttcattcttccacaccataaggtgtagttctcctaagagaacttagggccctccttacgcatcatcttggatctctccctaagttggttaagcttcttctgattctagggacctgatgctctgatcccaattgttagtcccaatcggtgctgagaggggaggggtgaatcaacacttaaacaaattttctcaatttaacttttatctaaaatattcattcatctaaaagatccaacaatatacttaatcactgaagtaaaatatgcaagcatgaaaagttgacagtgacaccaaggagttatctcatggaaacccaatagggagaaaaccatggtgtgagtaggaactcacaaaatttgcactcttctagagtatgcccggttaagagctatccctgttaggagattacaaagacactattaggtgccacccagttaagggattttgatcaagaatggttagtgcctttaccctgttaaaggtagcctggttagaggacttagaacatcacttaagatgttacccggttaagggattttacaatagggacctgttaaagtccacccagttaagggatttatgttgcagttgttagataGCAACATATGGATGACctgctgaattagctactgatagcttgatcaaatctcaatatgcatcccactcaatacacatcggttgtgtcttctctacacaacaccagtttccttcttacaccttcgggTATTCACTCAGTCGATCACCTATCTCTCAGCACTGCACTTTGCCGGTATtttgaccttcggctctgcactctatcggtcctTTGTCCTTCAGCTCTGCCCTTAGCCGGTTCTCTATCCTTCGGATTCACACTCAGTTGTTTCTTtgtccttcggctctgcactcagccgttctacctcacacacacactcaactgtgctaacacctcttagcacttcttctcactctgctcttcaccttggatcgccttcaacaagatttccttgtttcaaatttcatgatcaaaactttctgaaagagctcaagaactctttatacattttctgtcgaCACCTTCAGGCATATccccaatcaaatcaatcaaggatttcggaagatttcaatttcaaaatctcccactctttgtATGTGCACCTTACAACAATTCTGCCAACtgttcaaccaattctgccaccgcatctcccaaagatagaaacttttgagtcatgttcagccaaataaatacgaaccaaaaaatctgcatgtaatcatgcttgactgcatgataattgaaagttaaccttaccaacaaatgttttggcatagacacaagcttaccaactcatctGTTGCCACCGTAATTGAATAACCGATcactgctctgagatttatggtgatcacttgtcttccttctgtcataccggtgtactggtatgcaactgcacttcttatattaccgattcatcctttgattgtcggTTTGTTGTGCTGGCACCAAATCTCTTCCCCTATTTACCAGTGAGTTACCAGTTGGTTAGAGCAAAcaagttttcttgcctgagtcaccttttgcgacttcaccatcaccaaagtgacagatcttcctaaatgatagatcggttgacttaatttatctttccttgagctaaagtaacctttgattattcaataccaatgttgtttccattcactattgcttactaaaaaagcaacaccactctacctatgcCACTTCACCGGTTTGTGTCTTCATCGATAAGtgttcgacatcaatgacaaaccttagcacatataccggttttctagattgaccagttttgtcaatgccaacaatccaacacaaACATATCCTTAAAGACGACAATATTTGGGCCATATCTGATAAATTTGGATAGGGCACCACATCTTCTATATCCAATTTAGAGTTTATGAAAAACATTCAAATGTTGCAACTATATAACAAAATAaacatttttgaaatttgtttcatTCCACTAGATATATAAATAATAGATATACATGTATTTCTATAATTGTCATATTTAGCTATATCGGTATCGGCGGATCTTAAAACTTGGTTTTTTCTGTATTTATATATGtctgtatatgtatttatatatgtatgtacatgtatatgtatgcagATGTGTATGTACCTatatatttataaactatatacatacatgcatgcatggaTGCATAAATGGATGCATATATATTCCTCCTCATGTCAAGGCGGGGCGAGTGTTGATTGTATGCTGCAAAACCACAATCTTCAATCTTGCCTTTAGTGGCAGCCATGGCTTTATCTGTCTTCAACTTACCTTCAATGAGATCCTTGGCACATTGAATCAACTCATCGGGAAATCTCCTCTTTCTTGACAAAAGAAACATTTAAAAACTTTTTCCTTCCCTACTGAAATGGCAGACTTCTTAATAAGTAAAGTAATTTCCAAATTAATTGAGTAATTTTTCTTGAGTTGACTTTCTTCTCCAATAAAGAAAGATATCACAACTTCAAACTCGGATTGAGTTAGTTTAATATGAATATAACATTATCAAAAGTTAAAGGCATACTACTGAATAAAATTGCTTtagcatcatcatcttcaatcttagAATTAATCCCAGCAAGTTGATTGAGAAGAGATAAAGAAGTACATCCAATGAATTATCATTCCACGTTCCTAGGTCaatttctttctcttcttataACACAACAACAAGTTTGTGCTTTTGTTAATTGCATGTTTTGCATACTAATATTAGCATTTGTCCAGATAGAATATAATCTCTATTAAACATGTTCTCTttctaaaaaattataaataatattataagttCTGAAATAAAGTTTTGGGAAAAATggcataaaaatttaaatatattgacATATTAGACCATACAAATTCGATAGGATCTAAGTTTCAAATCATTAATTTTGGTCAATCCTCACATTGAATGACTCCATATAGTGCAGTACAAACTTTGTTAAACAAAACTGCAGTCTGAACTTTGTGAACCAAACACTACTCCGATCAAGACGATGGACCACAAAGTGTGTTCGAAAACATCAATCCTATGAAATCTCGGCACAAtttctttttgaatgtttcaaaaCATTATGCATTGAGGTGTTAAATTTCTCTTATATTGTCCTTTTTTAATAAAATCTCTTGCGTTCAATAGAGGCTACACGAAAATAAAAAATTACAGATATTTTTCTCTCCTATTTTCATATAGACAAGTTTCAAGTAATTGTCTTATACCACAGATGCCTGATACAACCAAAAAGACATCATCTGGATTATAAGAGTTTTAGCTAGTCGAATTCTATAACATTAGGGAGAATGAAATTCAGCTGCATAAATTTGTGAATTTTTCGAGCAGGTTTAGGAAGAGCACGGgatcacaaaaatgcaaaatcctCCCAAATTTTCTCAGAAGCACCCGTCGAGAAAATACGGATTAACATTCTCCATGAGACCACGTGGTAAAAATgttaaggaataatattttgtaCAAACCTGGATCAGGTCCCTTGGGAGCGGTGGCACATATTTGCTGGTTAGGGCATCCTTTGCAAGCGTCTGTCTTCCCTGCCGATTCTGCCTCCGCTCCTGGACAATCTGCACATAAAAACAAGAATCCTAAACTTAGATTATGAATCTAAAGGAAATGGAGAAAACGAGGGAGAGAATCAAACTCGTGACCTGTTAGCTAATGAAAAAGAAATGATCTTATGTTCATTGGCATCTTCAGGAATTTGCCCAGCTGGCAAAGAGCCCCCGTTGACATACTTTGTCGTTTCGTTCTCCATGGTCTGAGAATTTCTGTGACTGAAACTAAATCCCGAATTGTGAACTACTGTTTAGCCTCCTTAAGGTATTTCTTAAATAGGTTTTCCTCTAGCCCAAAATTATTTCCGGGTCTAGTGctcttatattattttattttaataaaattgccATGATAATTGTAATTACTAtaggtaaaataaataaacaaaatgttGTGGAGTGACATATTACACGTCTCAAAAAATTCTCtagctaaaaaaataaaaattgttttctAATAATTTAATACTTTTACAGGGGGTGACCCCACAACGCAGCGGTTAGCTGCAAGCCTTCTACATGGGAGGTCTTCGGTTCAACTTTACTCGAGACCCATATGCCTCATGTATGCTTTGAAGACAGGACGACAcgaggagatataagggtgttattTCCGAACAAATAGATATAAGGGTGTTATTGCTGaacaaaataataatttaataattttactACAATTATTATAATATAATGTCGATTAACATGTTAAGTGAATTGAATTAATACGATTGAGTTTTTTTTGATTGGTTGTGATGGGAGCGTCTGTCTACCGTCGCCGGGCTAGGGCAATCGTGCCCTAGCTCTTCCTTGCTGTGTCTGCATCTGCGTAGGGGGGGTGTACGATCGCGTGGGTAGGGGGGGAGCTATTTTTTCCTGTTGCAGGTTTTGTTTCATCTTTTTTGGCCGTCGTTCTGTGCTGGGACGAGCCTGTGTGGGCTGTGCATGCGGGCGGGAGTTGAGCGATTTGGTTGCAGCGCTCTTGTGACGGGTCGGGGCTGTGTTGGGCCCGATCAGATCCCTTTGCGATGGGGTATCCAGGGCTGAGAGGGCTAATGGCCAAAGGGGAGACGCCTAGGGAGGTGCCTAGTTCAAAATTTCATGAAGCAGTGGCTATGAATTTGCCAAAGTCAGGAAGCAAGGGTTTTTGAAAATGCCCTCTTCTCTCAGAATTCAGGGGCTACGGATCCAGGCTCGCCTGTGGGATCTCGGATCACGAAGATTAACGAATGTCTTGAAAGGTGCAAAGATAGACCCAAATTGGTAATTCCCTTTGaaatgattgctgaagatgtcgaaTATTACTCTAAACATTCGTTGTATTGCAAGTTCCTGGGTTTAAGAGTTTCTCTCCAATTCCTGGAAAACTGGGCTCAGAAAGTGTGGGAACCAGAGGGTGAAATGGAGGTTACGTTGCTAGCAAATAATTTTTTCATGGTAACGTTTCTTTGTATGGCTAATCGGAATAGGGTTTTTGAGGGTGGACCCtatttttataaccaggtggggCTATTCGTCAAACCATGGCATGCAGGATTTAATCCTTCTGAGGAGCTTCCAAATCGGGTTCCGGTGTGGGTTCGGTTACCCAGATTTCCTATAGAATGCTGTCGCGAGGATGTTCTCCATATGCTTGCATCGATGCTCGGGAAGCTGGTGGGTCCTTCATCACAAACCTTGGGTAAGAAAGTTATGACCTTTGCTCGAATTTGTGTGGAACTGGATTTGAGTAGACCACTGCCTGATGCGGTAGAGATGTGTGCGGGCTCATATTCCTGGGTGCAACAACTGGACTATGAGACCCTTCCTTCTCGATGCTGTCTATGTCATGAATATGGCCATCTTGTGAGAAGATGCCCAAAGGCCAAGTCAGTGCAACAGCAAACTTCGCCTCCTCCTCGTGATAATCCTAGTGTGGACAAAGGGAAGAAGCCTGTTGTTGGGGAGGATAAAGATGCTGAGGGCTTTGTTCGGGTTAAGGCTCGTAATCGGAACAGAGGCCAGAAGCGGACTCTAAGGGAGCGTCAGGAAGAAGATACCTTTAACAGGTTCGAGATCTTGGATGAATTGGGTCAGCCAGAAGTTAATCCTGGAGTAATTATTGAGGATGAACAGGTAGGGGATTCTAGAAT
This genomic stretch from Cryptomeria japonica chromosome 8, Sugi_1.0, whole genome shotgun sequence harbors:
- the LOC131857556 gene encoding uncharacterized protein LOC131857556, which gives rise to MIAEDVEYYSKHSLYCKFLGLRVSLQFLENWAQKVWEPEGEMEVTLLANNFFMVTFLCMANRNRVFEGGPYFYNQVGLFVKPWHAGFNPSEELPNRVPVWVRLPRFPIECCREDVLHMLASMLGKLVGPSSQTLGKKVMTFARICVELDLSRPLPDAVEMCAGSYSWVQQLDYETLPSRCCLCHEYGHLVRRCPKAKSVQQQTSPPPRDNPSVDKGKKPVVGEDKDAEGFVRVKARNRNRGQKRTLRERQEEDTFNRFEILDELGQPEVNPGVIIEDEQVGDSRMGTISSIPPVDSHEETTVPMVTDGQTGVQMILEPNGELGQGVENVSIPAWTAAPESDKRGKSSPHLGILQKDGKKGVSEKNVKLGRKKDLEKIKMIGETLVESGSVKTLDSHFSTPSK